From the Roseibium salinum genome, one window contains:
- a CDS encoding ABC transporter ATP-binding protein codes for MPLSEAEELEKNDAPREDDAENVLSVKGITVGFGSKIILQNLDLDVKRGEVLGFVGGSGTGKSVLMRAILGLTPKRAGSISVFGHDLSSASEKQRKTIERRWGVLFQQGALFSALSVKQNIQVPMREHLKLSPRLMDELATLKLELVGLPQDAADKLPSELSGGMVKRASLARALALDPDLVFLDEPTSGLDPIGAAAFDSLIAKLSSTLGLTVYMVTHDLDSLHSICDRIAVLGQKRVLAIGTLDDMMKNDDPWIKSYFRGERAMRRA; via the coding sequence ATGCCGCTGAGTGAAGCCGAAGAGCTCGAAAAAAACGATGCCCCGCGGGAGGACGACGCCGAAAACGTGTTGTCGGTCAAAGGTATTACCGTCGGCTTCGGCAGCAAGATCATCCTTCAGAATCTCGATCTCGACGTCAAAAGGGGCGAGGTGCTCGGCTTCGTCGGCGGTTCGGGAACAGGCAAATCGGTGCTGATGCGCGCGATACTGGGACTGACGCCCAAGCGGGCGGGGTCGATATCGGTTTTCGGCCACGACCTGTCATCGGCCAGCGAAAAGCAGCGCAAGACAATCGAGCGCCGGTGGGGGGTGCTGTTCCAGCAAGGTGCCCTGTTTTCAGCGCTTTCCGTGAAGCAGAACATTCAGGTTCCCATGCGCGAGCATCTGAAACTCTCGCCGCGGCTGATGGATGAACTGGCAACACTGAAGCTGGAACTTGTCGGCCTGCCGCAGGACGCTGCCGACAAGCTGCCCTCCGAACTCTCCGGCGGCATGGTCAAACGGGCGAGCCTGGCTCGCGCCCTTGCACTGGATCCTGATTTGGTGTTTCTGGACGAGCCGACCTCAGGACTCGATCCGATCGGGGCGGCGGCTTTTGATTCGCTGATTGCGAAACTCAGTTCGACCCTTGGATTGACCGTTTATATGGTGACACACGATCTCGATAGCCTTCACTCTATCTGCGATCGCATTGCAGTTCTTGGGCAAAAACGCGTTTTGGCCATCGGAACACTGGACGACATGATGAAAAACGACGATCCCTGGATTAAATCCTATTTCAGGGGTGAACGGGCAATGCGCCGAGCATAG
- a CDS encoding ABC transporter permease → MAFLEKNVAPEMHLEADGADRQFLALCGDWTVSTIGDAEAELGRLEVAMDRLTCIDVSKVEHLDTSGAWLIHRVRGRLEFEGRRVDLTGLTPVRETLFAEIERHHPPRWKPDRDGFSIVGFLEDTGREVVDAGKDGLAMLHILGSLGLVLSTVLMQPKRLRSISIAVQFDRSCIGAVPIVALMSFLIGAIISQQGGFYLRQFGVDIYVVDLAGILILREIGVILTAIMVAGRSGSAFTAELGSMRMQEEVDALHVIGLSVTEVLVLPRILALMISLPILTFISDISALFGAGLITWMYLDIPPAAFLTQLQAAITVETMVVGLVKAPFMALIIGLIACVEGLKVEGSSESLGRHTTMSVVKAIFLVIVVDGLFAIFFAAIGV, encoded by the coding sequence ATGGCATTCTTGGAAAAAAACGTTGCGCCGGAGATGCATCTGGAGGCGGATGGAGCCGATCGCCAGTTTCTGGCCCTGTGCGGTGACTGGACCGTCAGCACCATCGGCGATGCGGAGGCGGAACTTGGCAGGCTCGAAGTCGCGATGGACCGGTTGACCTGTATCGATGTTTCCAAAGTGGAGCATCTGGATACAAGCGGCGCCTGGCTGATCCACCGCGTCCGCGGACGGCTGGAATTCGAAGGGCGCAGGGTCGATCTGACCGGCCTGACACCCGTGCGCGAGACACTGTTTGCCGAAATTGAGCGCCATCATCCGCCGCGATGGAAGCCGGACCGGGACGGTTTTTCCATCGTCGGATTCCTGGAGGATACCGGGCGCGAGGTGGTCGATGCGGGCAAGGACGGTCTTGCCATGCTGCATATTCTCGGCTCGCTCGGCCTGGTCCTCTCCACGGTGCTGATGCAGCCAAAGCGCCTGCGAAGCATCTCCATAGCCGTCCAGTTCGACCGCAGTTGCATCGGTGCCGTCCCGATCGTGGCCCTGATGAGCTTCCTCATCGGTGCGATCATCTCCCAGCAGGGCGGCTTTTACCTGAGGCAGTTCGGGGTGGATATCTACGTCGTGGATCTGGCGGGCATCCTCATCCTGCGCGAGATAGGCGTGATCCTGACTGCCATCATGGTGGCCGGCCGGTCCGGGTCGGCGTTCACGGCCGAGCTCGGCTCCATGCGCATGCAGGAGGAGGTGGACGCCCTGCACGTGATCGGCCTCAGCGTGACCGAGGTTCTGGTGCTGCCGCGCATCCTGGCCTTGATGATCTCCCTGCCCATCCTGACGTTCATTTCCGACATTTCCGCCCTGTTCGGCGCGGGGCTGATCACCTGGATGTATCTGGACATACCCCCGGCGGCGTTTCTGACGCAGTTGCAGGCGGCCATCACAGTCGAGACAATGGTCGTCGGCCTGGTCAAGGCGCCCTTCATGGCCCTGATTATCGGCCTGATCGCTTGCGTGGAAGGATTGAAAGTCGAGGGCTCGTCCGAATCGCTCGGGCGTCATACAACCATGTCTGTGGTGAAGGCCATTTTTCTCGTTATAGTCGTGGACGGCCTGTTCGCCATTTTCTTTGCAGCCATTGGAGTTTGA
- a CDS encoding MFS transporter: MPRPSPSLSQRVAGLFACHFFGFGLFLPFIPVVLEFQGISPAEIGFVLGVGTILRIAASPLLANLSDRTGQRRLSILIYSLIGAASVALFALPGGLLVAGAAVISYMVFKAPVLPLSDAYALDVARNTGTDYARMRLWGSAGFVAANLAGGALAAQATSWIILALIALASLATGFVAMSMPPQRREEPGDEQGGETPTAPFKSVWFWPVLAVLGLFQASHAAFYGFGTLYWQAKGVPDFAIGSLWAVGVVAEIALFTIAGKLAHRFDPPVFLLVAGIAAVFRWSLFPFADTLAAMAALQLLHAFTFGAAHLGAVAILARVIPSKWAGTGQGLLGTSIGIQMAVGLSVCGALYDVDPDMPFYLMAGVSVFGAMAMLALTPLVRRCMDTALQAAG, from the coding sequence ATGCCAAGACCTTCCCCAAGTCTCAGCCAGAGAGTGGCCGGTCTGTTTGCGTGCCACTTCTTCGGATTCGGCCTGTTCCTGCCGTTCATTCCCGTGGTCTTGGAATTTCAGGGCATAAGTCCCGCCGAAATCGGCTTTGTCCTCGGAGTGGGGACGATTTTGCGGATCGCCGCCAGCCCTCTCCTTGCGAACCTGTCCGACAGAACCGGGCAGAGGCGGTTGTCGATCCTGATCTATTCCCTGATCGGTGCGGCCTCCGTCGCGCTGTTTGCCCTTCCCGGCGGCCTGTTGGTGGCCGGCGCTGCGGTCATCAGCTACATGGTGTTCAAGGCGCCCGTCCTGCCGCTCAGCGATGCCTATGCGCTGGACGTCGCACGCAACACCGGCACCGATTATGCCCGCATGCGGCTGTGGGGATCGGCCGGATTCGTGGCCGCCAACCTGGCCGGAGGCGCGCTGGCGGCCCAGGCGACCTCCTGGATCATTCTAGCCCTCATCGCGCTGGCCTCCCTGGCAACGGGGTTTGTTGCCATGTCGATGCCGCCGCAGCGGCGTGAAGAGCCCGGGGACGAGCAAGGCGGGGAAACCCCGACGGCGCCGTTCAAGAGCGTCTGGTTCTGGCCCGTGCTGGCCGTTCTCGGCCTGTTTCAGGCCAGCCATGCCGCCTTTTACGGCTTCGGCACGCTGTACTGGCAGGCGAAAGGCGTGCCGGACTTCGCCATCGGCTCCCTGTGGGCGGTCGGCGTGGTTGCCGAAATCGCGCTGTTCACCATTGCCGGAAAACTGGCGCACCGGTTCGATCCGCCGGTCTTCCTGCTGGTGGCGGGCATTGCAGCCGTCTTCCGCTGGTCGCTGTTCCCGTTCGCGGATACGCTGGCCGCCATGGCCGCGCTGCAATTGCTGCATGCCTTCACTTTCGGTGCGGCGCATCTGGGGGCGGTCGCCATTCTTGCCAGGGTTATCCCAAGCAAATGGGCCGGAACCGGGCAGGGGCTGCTGGGAACCTCCATCGGCATTCAGATGGCGGTGGGCCTCAGCGTTTGCGGGGCGCTTTACGATGTGGATCCGGACATGCCGTTCTACCTAATGGCCGGCGTCTCGGTCTTCGGGGCAATGGCCATGCTGGCCCTGACGCCGCTGGTGCGCCGGTGCATGGACACGGCACTCCAAGCGGCCGGGTAA
- the dgcN gene encoding N-acetyltransferase DgcN yields the protein MEIARPYLLFLGDVPDALAAKTAIGIVDWRKDWCIGQVRLEGCAADTGLPDMSVPEGAAAGARTFIIGAVNAGGRLPDHWVASVVEALDAGMDVASGLHVRLRDIPAIRDAAERNGRQLHDVRHSTMSFDTGKGSKRPGKRILAVGTDCSVGKKYTALAMDKAMNERGYNSSFCATGQTGVFISGRGVSLDAVIADFISGAAEWLSPATQEDHWQIIEGQGSLFHPSFAGVTLGLLHGSQPDGFIVCHEPTRTRMRGVETPLPTIQQVIDLTIQCGRLTNPDIRCVGIAVNTAALGDSEALAYLAKIGEQHGLPATDPVRYGMDVFVDKVSAEFGAP from the coding sequence ATGGAAATTGCCCGCCCCTACCTTCTGTTTCTTGGCGACGTTCCCGATGCACTGGCGGCGAAGACCGCAATCGGCATCGTGGACTGGCGCAAGGACTGGTGTATCGGCCAGGTACGTCTTGAAGGCTGTGCCGCCGACACCGGCCTGCCGGACATGTCGGTCCCGGAAGGGGCTGCCGCCGGGGCCAGGACCTTCATCATCGGAGCAGTGAACGCCGGCGGACGCCTGCCAGACCACTGGGTCGCCTCGGTTGTCGAGGCCCTTGATGCCGGCATGGACGTCGCCTCCGGTCTTCATGTGCGCCTGAGAGACATTCCAGCGATCAGGGATGCCGCGGAACGAAACGGCCGCCAGCTCCACGACGTGCGCCACAGCACCATGTCCTTCGACACCGGCAAAGGCAGCAAACGCCCCGGCAAGCGCATTCTTGCGGTTGGCACGGATTGTTCCGTCGGCAAGAAATACACTGCCCTTGCCATGGACAAGGCCATGAACGAACGCGGCTATAACAGTTCCTTCTGCGCCACGGGGCAGACGGGGGTCTTCATTTCCGGCCGCGGCGTCTCGCTCGATGCGGTGATCGCCGATTTCATTTCCGGCGCCGCGGAATGGCTGTCCCCGGCAACGCAGGAAGATCACTGGCAGATTATCGAGGGACAGGGCTCGCTGTTTCACCCTTCTTTCGCCGGCGTGACGCTCGGACTTCTTCACGGCTCCCAGCCCGACGGCTTCATCGTCTGTCATGAGCCGACCCGCACCAGGATGCGCGGTGTGGAGACGCCCCTGCCGACGATCCAGCAGGTGATCGACCTGACCATCCAATGCGGACGGCTGACCAATCCGGATATCCGCTGCGTCGGCATTGCGGTGAATACCGCTGCGCTCGGCGACAGCGAAGCGCTCGCCTATCTCGCCAAGATCGGCGAACAGCACGGCCTGCCGGCGACCGATCCGGTGCGCTACGGCATGGATGTCTTTGTCGACAAGGTCTCCGCCGAATTTGGTGCCCCATGA
- a CDS encoding protein phosphatase CheZ: MKAETIQEEPELIGEAEYQTLEQTLMESDRGRRFLTEFLRRRKTPETTEILTAIQRLEKVVTRQRKVPDLDKIRLDIADMHEAIERTKAEIANMKAEEEANNRFADASLELDAIVTQTEGATQTILEAAEQIQEQAWILRENGADSACCDDIDAKATEIFMACSFQDLTGQRTNKVVQVLRYLESRINLMINIWGIEEVDVDATAGPVDTRPDAHLLNGPQLAGGVCQNSVDELMAASHDVFNAALKETNGDAAIEPPALTKSGSHASEADVDAIMAGGGETMDAASIDDMFASAPAAEAGEAALADDDAFSDPEAMLDEAAIEKLFDSAVGAAEDEAEADAEWEMAEETAGDDDPLKQLSEAERQALFN, translated from the coding sequence ATGAAAGCGGAAACAATACAGGAAGAACCGGAGCTGATCGGCGAAGCCGAATACCAGACTCTTGAACAGACCCTGATGGAATCCGATCGCGGACGTCGGTTTCTGACTGAGTTTCTCAGGCGCAGAAAGACGCCGGAAACGACCGAGATCCTGACCGCGATTCAGCGGCTCGAGAAGGTCGTCACCCGCCAGCGGAAAGTGCCGGATCTCGACAAGATCCGCCTCGACATCGCCGACATGCACGAAGCGATCGAGCGCACCAAGGCGGAAATCGCCAATATGAAGGCGGAAGAGGAAGCGAACAACCGCTTCGCCGACGCCTCTCTGGAACTCGATGCCATCGTCACGCAAACCGAAGGGGCAACCCAGACGATTCTGGAAGCGGCCGAGCAGATTCAGGAACAGGCCTGGATCCTGCGCGAAAACGGTGCCGATTCGGCGTGCTGCGACGACATCGATGCGAAGGCGACCGAGATCTTCATGGCCTGTTCGTTCCAGGATCTGACCGGACAGCGCACCAACAAGGTCGTCCAGGTTCTGCGTTATCTGGAGAGCCGCATCAACCTGATGATCAACATCTGGGGCATCGAGGAAGTGGATGTCGACGCGACCGCCGGACCGGTCGACACGCGTCCGGATGCCCATTTGCTGAACGGCCCTCAGCTTGCGGGCGGCGTTTGCCAGAACAGCGTCGACGAACTGATGGCTGCCAGTCACGACGTCTTTAACGCTGCCTTGAAGGAAACCAATGGCGATGCGGCAATCGAGCCGCCTGCGCTGACCAAGTCAGGTTCTCACGCCAGCGAAGCGGATGTGGACGCCATCATGGCCGGCGGCGGCGAGACGATGGATGCCGCCTCGATCGACGACATGTTTGCCTCCGCTCCTGCCGCGGAAGCAGGCGAAGCGGCCCTGGCCGACGACGACGCGTTCTCCGACCCCGAAGCCATGCTTGATGAAGCGGCGATCGAAAAGCTGTTCGACAGCGCAGTCGGCGCGGCAGAGGATGAAGCCGAGGCCGACGCCGAATGGGAAATGGCCGAGGAAACCGCGGGAGACGACGATCCGCTCAAGCAGCTCTCCGAGGCCGAACGCCAGGCTCTCTTCAACTGA